The genomic region GCTTTTTAAGGTTTCAATCCACGCACCCCTTGCGAGGTGCGACATGGCGACATTTTGCGGTATGTACATCAACCTGATGTTTCAATCCACGCACCCCTTGCGAGGTGCGACGTCATAGGGGAGTGGACAGATGTAGGGGCAAACGATGTTTCAATCCACGCACCCCTTGCGAGGTGCGACTAACTCTGACGACTTGCACAATGCACTTGTAATTGTTTCAATCCACGCACCCCTTGCGAGGTGCGACAGATATTCAAGGGATATAATTGTGGATAGATTAGTTTCAATCCACGCACCCCTTGCGAGGTGCGACCTTACAGAATTACAAGAGTTTTGCCGACTACAAGGTTTCAATCCACGCACCCCTTGCGAGGTGCGACCAAGGGTAATGGTTGGAGTAGCCGACAGCAGGAGTTTCAATCCACGCACCCCTTGCGAGGTGCGACCATATATGGGATAACTGGGCTGATGAGGAAGGAGTTTCAATCCACGCACCCCTTGCGAGGTGCGACGGTAATGGTATAGGTAATAAAGAGGGAGATAGTATGTTTCAATCCACGCACCCCTTGCGAGGTGCGACTTTATGCGGAAATGGTTGAAGAGTTACTTCACAAGTTTCAATCCACGCACCCCTTGCGAGGTGCGACTATTGCAATCCGCTTTCTTCGCATTTGTAAAAATGTTTCAATCCACGCACCCCTTGCGAGGTGCGACCATAAGCCAAACAAGTCTTGTGTAAATATGATAAGGTTTCAATCCACGCACCCCTTGCGAGGTGCGACTTGATTGCCGAAGAAAGGCAACGACAAATTACAGTTTCAATCCACGCACCCCTTGCGAGGTGCGACACCAAAGGGGTAGACTGCGACTCCTGGAGCAAAGTTTCAATCCACGCACCCCTTGCGAGGTGCGACTACAGCCATTGCTGCTATGAAAGAAGCTGAAGAGTTTCAATCCACGCACCCCTTGCGAGGTGCGACCCTTTTATTTTGCGACATGCTGCAAAAGAGTGGGGTTTCAATCCACGCACCCCTTGCGAGGTGCGACGTTTGCAAACTTTACAGACGTATCGCTGGAATACGGTTTCAATCCACGCACCCCTTGCGAGGTGCGACAAGCAGAGCATGGCCAACAACTGGGCCGGATTATTTGTTTCAATCCACGCACCCCTTGCGAGGTGCGACTTTTCGCTGAAGTCTTTGCTGGCTGCCAAAAGGTTGTTTCAATCCACGCACCCCTTGCGAGGTGCGACCGAAATACTCGGTTGAGGAGTACGAGGCTATGCAGTTTCAATCCACGCACCCCTTGCGAGGTGCGACAGAACAAGGATGGCGGGTTTGTCAACCAGCCCGTGTTTCAATCCACGCACCCCTTGCGAGGTGCGACCCACAAGGCCGACCATGACCGCTGGGGGCGGATGTTTCAATCCACGCACCCCTTGCGAGGTGCGACAGGCTGGGTTGCAGATAACGGCGATATTGTGACAGTTTCAATCCACGCACCCCTTGCGAGGTGCGACTGCTTTGCTGCTTTGTTCTTTGCTGCTTTGCTCAGGTTTCAATCCACGCACCCCTTGCGAGGTGCGACCGATTTGTGCCTGCTGATATAGTTTATCCCTGTCGTTTCAATCCACGCACCCCTTGCGAGGTGCGACACCCATCTTCCTTGTCCATCAGTACACCCTTTTGTTTCAATCCACGCACCCCTTGCGAGGTGCGACCAAAATAATTGTCTTTGTTGTTGTTAAATCCTTGTTTCAATCCACGCACCCCTTGCGAGGTGCGACAGTAGAGTGGTTAAGTTATTAGAACTTTGATGAGTAAAGCTCCATTTCCGCTAAAGTAATGAAATATTTATAGAATTGGTAAAAAATAATTAAAGAATATAGCTAACCAAATGAACGTCAAGTATCGCTGATTCTCCTATGATTTAATGAGAGCTTAAGGTAGGCGGAGCTATAATATCAGTGTTCCTTCAGGATTATAACTTTCTTTACACCCAACATGTTCTATTCTATTTTTAAAGTTATTGCCCAAAAAATAATATCTTAGGCTGTCGGTTTCAGGATTGTAAATTGATTCTAGACGATGACGTAATTCTGTAAAAATAGCAGGATCAACCAAACATTCAAATACTGAATTTTGAACACGTTGTCCGTAATTAACACACTCTTTTGCAATTTTTCTTAAACGTTTTCGTCCTTCTTGCGTTTTAGTTTCAACATCATAGGTTATTAATACCATCATAGGTTTGCTTTCTATTTGTTTACAAATACAGGATAATTATCAATATCGCCTCTAATAAAACGCGCCATTAGCATTGCTTGCGCATAAGGTAATAGACCTACGGAGATAGCTATTTGTAAATATGGATGTTGGATTTTTTTTTGTTTTCGTTTTTGCCAAGCAGTTATTATTTCTTTTCGGGTTTCGTCTGTCATTAAAATTCCACCTGCTTCATTATTCTTAAATCCTCGTTTATTAATCTGTTTCCTATTAATTAATGATAGTACTAATCTGTCTGCAAGATATGGTCGAAACTCTTCCATCATATCAAGTGCAAGACTTGCTCTACCCGGCCTGTCGACATGTAAAAAACCAACGCACGGATCAAGACCAACACTTTCTAGGGCAGCTTTAACTTCATGCATTAAGAGAGTATAAACAAATGAGAGTAATGAGTTAACATTATCTTTAGGAGGGCGACGGCTTCTGCCTTTCAAGAAAAAATCTTCTTTCTGAGATAGGATTAATTGATTAAACACACCAAAATAGCATTGTGCTGAATCACCTTCAATACCTCTCAATATTTCAACAGAAGGTATTTGAGAAATTTGCTTTTGTTTTACAGCTAACAAGTTAATTGCTGACTGCAGCTCAGATGATTTGTTTTCTGACTGTTGTTCTCGTAAGGTTCTCTGTAAAACTGTTCGACAGTTTGCTATTTTTCCAGCTATAAATAGTTTAGCTAATTGAAGTGATTGATTGGGATTATCTGCTATCCTATATTGTTGTCTTCTAAGAAGGACATTTCCAGAAACCGGACCGTTAATTCTACATAAAAAACGGCCTTGAGTAGTTAAAAAACTCAGCGCTACGTTACGTTCAGCACAAAGATGCATTGCCGAAGGACTAGCACCCATATAACCTAAACAGACAATTCCTTCTATATTATGTATTGGTATTCTAAATTTTTCAATATCGTTTATTTTAATTACAATATTTTCACCATCCCGTGAAATGTACGACTCAGGTGTTGTTATATACAGTGTATTTAAAAGTTTTCTCATTGCGTCAATCTATTTCAAATACATTTTTTAGATAATCATTTACAACACGTGGCTTGTCAAAGAATTTTGGATTACATATTTCGAGCAAAGAACAAGATTTACAATGTGATTTGTATTTTGGGCGCGGGGTAATTTTTTTTTCAAAAAATTTATGCATACTAGCAGAGTATGTTTCTACTTTAGTTCTTAATATATCGTCAAGCAGCACTTCATGACGATGTCTGGTTTCTCCATAATACAAATAACCTTTATCTATTCTAAGATTAATTTGACTGTTTATTTTATACATTTCTTCGATGCAAATAGCTTGAGCACAAAGTTGAACCTCATCACACTCATCAAATTTTGGCTTACCTCTTTTATATTCAACAGGAACGGGAAACCACAAGCCAGTTTTATTTTTCAAAGAAACTCCTGTTGTATTATCAACTCTAATGTACTCTATCAAATCGGCAACACCATATAACCCTAATTGATATGAAACTAATGAAACCGAACGCAGAGTAATTACATTTCTTCGTGTTTCATTTTCAAATGGATTATCGACCCGATTGTGCATATGATTACCTTCTACGGTTCGCATATTTTCGGCCCATTGTTGTTCAATATGTATCAATGCCCATTGCCTTTCACAAAAAGCGAAATGTTGAATACCTGAAATCATTAAAAGTTTGTCGTCGGAATACATATTAAATCTTCATTTAAAGTTTCCGTTAAACAGATAACATCAAATTATACCATTTCAATCATCTCAACATCTGCAGGTATTAAAGTTTTATCTATTTTAACAATATAATCGGAAAATGCTCTTGGAGGTTTAGTTGCATCTTTTCGTTCGATATTTATAGCATCAAATAGTTGATGTGCAGGTGCATTTCCTAAAGCTGTAGAGTGCTTAAATACAATCAATTTGCAAGTACTCATCATTCCTCTAGCTGCAGAACGATCGTGGTCGAACATATTTTTTAATGCTTCCCAGAAAAGGGAAAGATCATCTTCATTAAAGCCAGTTTGTGTTGCTAAATGGGCAGAGATAAATCCTTTAGAAAGATAAAGACCATAAGGAATTGTGAATTTACGCCCCATGGTACGGTTATCACCGCCTTGTTTTTCGGCTTCAGCTTCAGTGGCTACAGCCATACGAGTTATACTATGCTCCAATGCAACAACCGGATCAATTGAGCGACCAAAGGTAAACTGAATAGGACCACGAACTTGACCTGCATTTTTACCAGTACTTAGGACAGCACCAAAGGTGCGAATATCGTAATAATTGGCACACATCCATTTTCTTGCGGCTTCGGTTTTATCACCAGCTCTATCTTCTGATTTTACCTCATCTTGCTCATGAGATTCATCAATCAATGTATTCAAAATTGCTTTTTCTTTTATAAAAATATCAAATGGTCTTTCGGCATTTTTAACCATTTGCACAAAATTCCTCACTTTACGTTTAAGACAAACATCTGTAACTAACCCCATGCCAGTTTCAGCA from Bacteroidia bacterium harbors:
- the cas2 gene encoding CRISPR-associated endonuclease Cas2 translates to MMVLITYDVETKTQEGRKRLRKIAKECVNYGQRVQNSVFECLVDPAIFTELRHRLESIYNPETDSLRYYFLGNNFKNRIEHVGCKESYNPEGTLIL
- the cas4 gene encoding CRISPR-associated protein Cas4, which codes for MYSDDKLLMISGIQHFAFCERQWALIHIEQQWAENMRTVEGNHMHNRVDNPFENETRRNVITLRSVSLVSYQLGLYGVADLIEYIRVDNTTGVSLKNKTGLWFPVPVEYKRGKPKFDECDEVQLCAQAICIEEMYKINSQINLRIDKGYLYYGETRHRHEVLLDDILRTKVETYSASMHKFFEKKITPRPKYKSHCKSCSLLEICNPKFFDKPRVVNDYLKNVFEID
- the cas7c gene encoding type I-C CRISPR-associated protein Cas7/Csd2, whose protein sequence is MSKLIKNRYDFALLFDVTDGNPNGDPDAGNLPRVDAETGMGLVTDVCLKRKVRNFVQMVKNAERPFDIFIKEKAILNTLIDESHEQDEVKSEDRAGDKTEAARKWMCANYYDIRTFGAVLSTGKNAGQVRGPIQFTFGRSIDPVVALEHSITRMAVATEAEAEKQGGDNRTMGRKFTIPYGLYLSKGFISAHLATQTGFNEDDLSLFWEALKNMFDHDRSAARGMMSTCKLIVFKHSTALGNAPAHQLFDAINIERKDATKPPRAFSDYIVKIDKTLIPADVEMIEMV
- the cas1c gene encoding type I-C CRISPR-associated endonuclease Cas1c, translated to MRKLLNTLYITTPESYISRDGENIVIKINDIEKFRIPIHNIEGIVCLGYMGASPSAMHLCAERNVALSFLTTQGRFLCRINGPVSGNVLLRRQQYRIADNPNQSLQLAKLFIAGKIANCRTVLQRTLREQQSENKSSELQSAINLLAVKQKQISQIPSVEILRGIEGDSAQCYFGVFNQLILSQKEDFFLKGRSRRPPKDNVNSLLSFVYTLLMHEVKAALESVGLDPCVGFLHVDRPGRASLALDMMEEFRPYLADRLVLSLINRKQINKRGFKNNEAGGILMTDETRKEIITAWQKRKQKKIQHPYLQIAISVGLLPYAQAMLMARFIRGDIDNYPVFVNK